Part of the Hyalangium minutum genome is shown below.
CATCATCAAGAAGTTCGAGGCGGGCTACCGCGCGGGCGTGAAGACCACCAACCCCAAGGCCGAGACGGGGCTGATGGCCGTCTACACCGGCAGCTTCAACAACGTGGCCGCCGGCAAGCAGGTGGCGCAGGACCTCATCAAGAAGGGCGCGGACGTCATCTTCCAGGCGGCCGGCGCGGACGGCCTGGGCGTCATCCAGGCGGTGAAGGAGGCCAAGGCGGCCGGTAAGAATGTCTACGTCATCGGCGTGGACTCGGATCAGTCGCACGTGGCGCCCGAGGTGGTGCTCACCTCCATGCTCAAGCACCTGGATCTGGCCATCTACACCGCGTCGCGCGACCTGGCCGAGGGCAAGTTCGCCGCCGGTGACGTGACGCTGGGCCTGAAGGAGGGCGGCGTGGGCTACGCCGACGTCCGCGTGGACTTCCCGGGCAAGGCCGAGGCCCTCCAGAAGGTGGAGGCCCTGCGCCAGCGCGTCATCTCCGGTGAGATCCAGGTCCCCGCTTCCAAGGAAGAGCTCTCCTCCTTCAAAGCCACGCCCTGATCTCCCTTCGTCACATCTCCAAGCGGTTCGGCGGCGTCCAGGCGCTGGATGACGTGTCCCTCGACATCGGTGCGGGCGAATTGCTCGCGCTGGTGGGCGAGAACGGCGCGGGCAAGTCCAGCCTGATGAACGTCCTCTATGGGCTCTACCACCCAGACGAGGGCGACATCGTCCTGGACGGCAAGCCGATCCGATTCAAGAGCCCCCGGGACGCCATCGCCCGGGGGATCGGCATGGTGCATCAGCACTTCATGCTGGTGCCCACGCTCACCGTGGTCGAGAACGTGGTGCTCGGCCGCGAGCCCCAGCGGTGGGGGCGGTTGGACTTGGAGCGCGCCTACTCCGAGGTCTCCGCCACCTGCCAGCGCTTCGGCTTCCAGTTGGATCTGCGGGCCCGGGTGGACACGCTCACGGTGGGCTCGCAGCAGAAGGTGGAGATCGTCAAGGCGCTCCACCGGGGCGCGAAGGTGCTCATCCTCGACGAGCCCACTGCCGTGCTCACGCCCCAGGAGTCCGAGGACTTGTTCCGCGTGGCCCGCGGGCTGAAGGACCAGGGGCACACCGTGGTCTTCATCAGCCACAAGCTGCGCGAGGTGCTCAGCGTGGCCGAGCGCATCGCCGTGATGCGGCGCGGCAAGCTCGTGGCCGAGGTGAAGGCGAAGGAGACCACCGCCAGCGAGCTGGCCAACCTGATGGTCGGCGACGCGCGCACGGGGCCCGCCGTGGTGGAGCCCTACCACCCGCCCACGGGCGCGGTGGTGCTGTCGGCCAGGGACCTGAAGGTGGGCGTGGAGGATGGGAGCACGGCGCTCAACGGCGTGACGCTCGATGTGCACGCGGGCGAAATTGTCGGCATCGCCGGAGTGGACGGCAACGGGCAGCGGGAGCTGGCCGAGGTGCTCACCGGCCTGCGCAAGCTGGGGTCCGGAGAGGGCTCGCTGCTGGGCAAGCCTCTGGCGAACCTGAACCCGCACGAGGCCCGGCGGCGCGGGGTGAGCCACGTGCCCGAGGACCGGCTGCGTCGCGCGGTGGTGAAGGGCATGAGCGTGGAGGAGAACGTGGCGCTCGGCCGGCAGGGGCTGCCGCCCTTCGCCAAGGGCCCGTGGCTGGACTTCAAGGGCCGCCGCGAGCGAACGAAGAAGCTGCTAGGCGCGTACGACGTACGGCCTCCGGATCCGCTGCTGGCCGTGCAGGCGCTCTCGGGCGGCAACCAGCAGAAGGTGGTGGTGGCGCGCGAGCTGGACGCCGAGCCCAAGTTCCTGGTGGTGGTGCAGCCCACGCGCGGCCTGGACATCAGCGCGGTGGCCCAGGTGCACTCCCGGCTGCGCGAGGAGCGAGCCCGAGGCGTGGGCGTGCTGCTCATCTCCCTGGATCTGGAGGAAGTGCTGACCCTGTCGGATCGCATCTATGTGCTCTTCGAGGGCCGCGTGACAGGAACCTTCACCCGGCCCGAGTTCGACGAGCGGGAGATTGGCCGGCGCATGCTGGGAGCGGGAGCGGGCCATGAGTGAGCGCCTGCGCTCGGCAGTACCGTCGATTCTCTCCGTGCTCCTCGCGCTGGTGGTGTGCTGGGTGGCCATCGCCCTCACGCGCGACCTGAGCACCGCGGCGGAGGCCTACCTCCAGATGCTCTATGGAGGCATCGGCCAGATCCCCAAGTACCTGGAGACCGGGAGCGGCGCGCTCCTGGCCCGCCCACTGGGCGAGTCCGCAGGCAAGGCGGCCCTGCTGATCCTCACGGGCCTGTCGGTGGCGGTGGCGTTCAAGGCCGGTCTCTTCAACATCGGCGCGCAGGGGCAGATGGTGGTGGGCGCCCTGGCGTCGGCGGTGGTGGGCGCGCAGATCGCCCTGCCCTCCGTCGTGCACATTCCCCTGGCCATCCTGGCCGCCGCGGTGACGGGAGCGGCGTGGGCCCTCATCGCTGCGGCACTCAAGCTGTGGCGCGGCGTCCATGAAGTCATCTCCACCATCATGCTCAACTGGGTCGCGGTGAGCTTGGTGGACAACTGGCTCGCGGTGGGCCCGCTGCGCGCGGTGGCCAGCGGCGGCCACTCGGTGGCGGGCACAGCGGAGATCCACCCCACGGCTCAGTTTCCCCGGCTGCTGGCGGACATCTCCCGGCTCAACCTGGGCTTCCCGGTGGCGCTGGCCGTGGCTCTGTTCGTCTGGCTGTGGCTCACCCGGACGCGGCGTGGCTTCGAGACGCAGGCGGCTGGACTGGGCCCCGACGCGGCTCGGGCTGCGGGCATCTCCGTGAAGCAGCGCGCGGCCGAGGCCATGGCGCTCTCCGGCGCGCTGGCGGGCATGGCGGGCGCCGTGCTCGTGCTCGGCACCGAGTACCGCTACCCCGGCTCGCTCGCGGCGCCGTACGGCTTCGACGGCATCGCCATCTCGCTCATCGGCAACAACAACCCGCTGGGAGTGACGATCACCGCGATCTTCTTCGGAATCCTCCGCGCTGGCGGCACGCGCATGCAACTGCTGGGCGTCCACAAGAGCTTCCCCGAGCTCATCCAGGGCCTGGCGCTGCTCTTCGTGGCGGGCCGGCTGGTGTGGCTGACGCTGCTGCGGAAGCGCAAATCCCAGCCCGCCTCCACCGAGGTGCCCCGTGCTTGAGATTCTCGAGGCGCTCCTCTTCTCCACCCTGGACGCGGCCCCCGCGCTCATCTTCGCCACCCTCGGAGGCGTGCTCTCCGAGCGCGCGGGAGTGGTGAACGTCGGCGTGGAAGGCCAGATGCGCGCCGGGGCTTTCGTCGCCGCCGTGGCTGCCCTCTCCATGCCCACGCCCCTGGCTGTCATCGTGGGGATGGTGGCGGGCGCGGCGCTGGCCTCCGTGCACGGCTACCTGAGCATCCGCTGGCGCTCGGATCAGGTCGTCTCTGGCATGGCCATCAACCTGGTGGCGCTCGCCGGGGGCACCTTCCTCCTCGAGGCCCTGTTCAGCCCCAACGGAACCCCGCCCATCGAGCAGCTCCCGCGCTGGCAGCTGCCGCTGATCCAGGACATCCCCCTGCTGCGGGCCCTCTCCGACCACCCCGGGCTGGCGTACCTCGCGCTGGTGCTGCCCTTCGTCTTCCACGCCGTGCTCCACCACACCCCGATCGGCCTGCGCCTGCGCGCCGTGGGCGAGAAGCCTCACGCCGTGGCCACCCTGGGCCTGAGCGTGCCGCTGCTGCGCTGGGGCGCGGTGCTCGGAGGCGGCCTGCTGGCGGGCCTGGGCGGCGCGGTGCTCTCGACTGCCGTGCTGGATCGCTTCGAGCAGCACACCCCTGCGGGCCTCGGCTTCATGGCCCTGGCCGCCATGGTGTTCGGCCGGTGGACGCCCCTGGGCGCCTTCGGAGCCGCCTCCTTCTTCGCCTTCGGCAACGCCCTGCGCATCGGCCTGGCCTCCAGCGCCCCCGAGATTCTGGATGTCATCCCCCAAGGCTTCCTGCTCGCCCTGCCCTACTTCCTGACGCTGCTCCTGCTGGCCATCCAGGGCCAACGCAGCAGTGCTCCTGCGGCGCTCGGCACCCCCTATGAGCAGGAGTCCCGCTAGCCCCACCTGCCAGTGAGGGGTCAAAATCACCCGGGTCAGGTTTGACCAGGATTCAAGATTGACCCACCTCTTCCTGGCTCTCCGGCCTCGTGCTCTCTGGGTGGGGGCTCCAGCCCCCAATGTAAGTCCTCGACATTGTTGATGAAAAAAACCAGCCTCTCGCGAAACGTGAAAACCCGTTGGACCGCGAATGTAGGCACGCATCTAGCAGGTCAAATTATGCAGTAGGGAACTTCTCCTGCCCGGCTACCCATGAGGTGGCTCTCGGTGGAGGTCGCGAGATGATGTTGACGCCGGCGAAGACGGAGACCGCGCTCAAGACCGTGGCGGTGGAGCCTGTATCCCCCCAGGCTTCCCCGGCGCTGCAGAGCGAGGTGGGACTCACCAGCATCCTCTCCGCCTACCTCCGCGAGACGCTGCCGCTGGACCTGAGCGAGCTGGCACAGGACGTCGTCGCGCAGATGCTCACCGAGGGCCGGCTGGACGGCGTGGACATCCACTACCACCTGCCGGAGGAGCGGGTGTCGGTGGAGCTGCCCCGGCTGCAGTTCGCGGAGATCCTCGAGCAGATGGTGACGGCGGCGGCGGGCGCGATGAAGGCGCTGACGAACCGCACCCACGTGCTGCGCGTCATTGTCGAGGACGCGGATCCGTTCGGGGACTTTGGCCCGCGGCTGCGAGTGCAGGACACGGGCGCCAGCGTCATCGTCGAGGACGCGCTGCAGGAGGCCATCGAGCGGGCGGAGACGCTGGGCGCCAAGCTGACGGTGAAGAACCGGCCCATGGGCGGCAACATCTTCACCGTGGAACTGCCGGCCGAGCAGATCCGGTCCTGGTAACGAACCGGGCGTAGCGGCTAGAAGCGCCAGCCCACGCCCATCAAAGCTTCGAGCGTGAAGTACGCGTCGCTGCGTCCGCGGCGGCCCGCGTCCGGGAAGAGGGAGGGCCCCATCCGGACGTTGAAGTTCACCTCCAGGTTGCGGTCGATGAAGTACTCCAGCCCTCCGCCCACGAGCAGGGGGAAGACGGGGCCTCCGCCCGAACCGAAGTAGACGTGGAACGGAACATCCACCCCGAGGTTGAGCATGATGGCGCTGCCCACGGGAATCCCAGCCACGAGCGACACCGGCAGCGCCAACCCCACCTGGGTGCCCCCCTCATGAAAGTAGAAGATCGGCCCCGGCTGGAAGACGAGCGCCAGCGAGGCCTCCTGCATGCGCGCGAGCATCAGCCGCACCCAGGCCTGGAGCTTGATGCCGGGCTCCACCACCTCGACGAGGCCTTCTTGGCCCCAGTTGAAGGTGAACTTGCCGCCGAGATCGAGCTTGGACGTACTGCCGTGGAGCACGCCCACGGAGAGGCCCGGCCAGCCGATCTGGGCGGAGAGGACGTTCTGGTTGGCGCCCACGGTGTCACCCGCGAGCAGGGACCAGCCCTGTCCGCGGCCGTAGGAGCCCTCTTCGTCCTGCGCGAGCGCGGCCGTGGAGGCGAGGACCCAGCAGAGGAAGAACCCAGGGACGAGACGCTTCACAACGCAACCTCGGGAAAGGGCCGCGCGGCACGCGACCGGTGGGAAAGCATGCACCGCAGGAGAAGACTCAGGCAGGCTGCCCGCGATCACGCGCGAGTGCCACGAAGGCCTCCATGAGCGTCTGGAGCCGCGCCTCGGCCCGCGTGCGCGCCTGGGCCACGGACTCTCCAGCGGTCAGCGTCTCCTTCAGCTCGAAGTAGTACTTGATCTTGGGCTCGGTGCCCGAGGGCCGCAGGGTGACACGGTGGCCGCCCTCCAGCTCGTAGGCGATAACATTCGAGGCTGGCAGGGTGATGGGCTCGACCTTGCCGCCCGAGCGGGTCTCGCGCTTCTGGTAGTCCTTGGTGCTGCGGACGGCGTAGGCACCGATGCGCTCGGGGTGGGACTGGCGGAAGCCCTCCATGATGCGCGCGATGGTCTGCGCGCCCTCGGCGCCCTTGAAGGTGAAGTTGCGCTGGCCTCCGACGAAGAGGCCGTGCTTGCGCTGGATCTCCTCCAGGTAGCCAAGCACCGTCGTCCTGCGCGACTGGCACCACGCTGCCAGGTCCGCGAACACCAGCGCCGCGCTGATGCCGTCCTTGTCGCGCACCACGGTGCCCACCGTATAGCCGAGCGCCTCTTCGTAGCCGAAGACGAACTGGATGTTCTCGCTGCGCTCGCGTTCCAGCGCGCGGTTGGCGATCCACTTGAAGCCGGTGAGCACCTCGTCATACGCGGCGCCGAGGTCATGGGCGATCTGCCCGAGCTGCACCGAGGAGACAATCGTGGTGGCCACGTGAGGCCGGGCCCGCTTCGTGCCCTGGGTGAGGAGGTAGTGGCCCAGCAGCACGCCCACCTCGTTGCCGGTGAGCATGCGCAGTGAGCCCTGCGCGTCCCGCGTCATCACCGCGAGCCGGTCCGCATCCGGATCATTGGCGAGCACCAGCTCCGCCTTCTGGCGCTCGGCGGCGGCGGTGGACAGGTCCATCGCGCCAGGCTCCTCCGGGTTGGGGAAGCGCACCGTGGGGAAGGTGCCATCCGGCTGCTGCTGCTCGGCCACGACATGGAAGCGCGGAAAGCCCGCCGCCTTCATCGCCTTCTCCATCCACACGCCACCCACGCCATGCATCGCCGTGTAGACGATGGACAGCGTGTCCGAGCCCTTCCCGTACATCCGCAGTCCGAGGATGGCCTTCAGGTAGGCCTCACCAATGTCCTCGGAGAGATCCTTCCAGAGGCCCTTGGCACGGGCCTCGGCGGGGCTGAGCAGCTTCACCTGGTTGGCGGGCTCGACCGCGTCGATGGCGGCGGCAATGCCCTTGTCGTGCGGCGGGATGATCTGCGCGCCGTTGCCCCAGTAGACCTTGTAGCCGTTGTACTCGGGCGGGTTGTGGCTCGCGGTGACCATCACCGCTGCGGCGGCCTTCAGGTGCAGCGCGGCGAACGCCGTCAGCGGCGTGGGCGCCAACGTGGTGAACACCAGCGCCGGAATGCCCTCGGCGGCGAGCACGCCGGCAGTGTCCTCGGCGAACTCGGCGCTCATCCGCCGGCCATCGCGGCCCACCACCACGCCCCGGGTGGCGACGTCCGGCACCTGGGCCTTGAGGTAGCGCGCCAGCCCCGCCGTGGTGCGGCGCACCACCGCCCGGTTCATCCGGTTGGGCCCCGCGCCAATCACTCCGCGCAGGCCCGCCGTGCCGAACTCCAGATTGCCCGCGAAGCGGTCGGCCAGATCCGCCGTGTCCTCGCTGGCGAGCACGTTCGCCAGTTCCTGCGCAGTAACGGAGTCCGGATCCGCCTTGCGCCACGCTTCTGCCTGCTCCCTCAGCCCGGTGTTGCTCATGTCCCGCCTCCTCGTCCCCTTGGCTCCGGGGTGCCCCGCGTGACGCGTTCAGGTGTAGTCGGTGAGCTTCTTGCGCG
Proteins encoded:
- a CDS encoding ABC transporter ATP-binding protein, translating into MSLDIGAGELLALVGENGAGKSSLMNVLYGLYHPDEGDIVLDGKPIRFKSPRDAIARGIGMVHQHFMLVPTLTVVENVVLGREPQRWGRLDLERAYSEVSATCQRFGFQLDLRARVDTLTVGSQQKVEIVKALHRGAKVLILDEPTAVLTPQESEDLFRVARGLKDQGHTVVFISHKLREVLSVAERIAVMRRGKLVAEVKAKETTASELANLMVGDARTGPAVVEPYHPPTGAVVLSARDLKVGVEDGSTALNGVTLDVHAGEIVGIAGVDGNGQRELAEVLTGLRKLGSGEGSLLGKPLANLNPHEARRRGVSHVPEDRLRRAVVKGMSVEENVALGRQGLPPFAKGPWLDFKGRRERTKKLLGAYDVRPPDPLLAVQALSGGNQQKVVVARELDAEPKFLVVVQPTRGLDISAVAQVHSRLREERARGVGVLLISLDLEEVLTLSDRIYVLFEGRVTGTFTRPEFDEREIGRRMLGAGAGHE
- a CDS encoding ABC transporter permease, with product MSERLRSAVPSILSVLLALVVCWVAIALTRDLSTAAEAYLQMLYGGIGQIPKYLETGSGALLARPLGESAGKAALLILTGLSVAVAFKAGLFNIGAQGQMVVGALASAVVGAQIALPSVVHIPLAILAAAVTGAAWALIAAALKLWRGVHEVISTIMLNWVAVSLVDNWLAVGPLRAVASGGHSVAGTAEIHPTAQFPRLLADISRLNLGFPVALAVALFVWLWLTRTRRGFETQAAGLGPDAARAAGISVKQRAAEAMALSGALAGMAGAVLVLGTEYRYPGSLAAPYGFDGIAISLIGNNNPLGVTITAIFFGILRAGGTRMQLLGVHKSFPELIQGLALLFVAGRLVWLTLLRKRKSQPASTEVPRA
- a CDS encoding ABC transporter permease produces the protein MLEILEALLFSTLDAAPALIFATLGGVLSERAGVVNVGVEGQMRAGAFVAAVAALSMPTPLAVIVGMVAGAALASVHGYLSIRWRSDQVVSGMAINLVALAGGTFLLEALFSPNGTPPIEQLPRWQLPLIQDIPLLRALSDHPGLAYLALVLPFVFHAVLHHTPIGLRLRAVGEKPHAVATLGLSVPLLRWGAVLGGGLLAGLGGAVLSTAVLDRFEQHTPAGLGFMALAAMVFGRWTPLGAFGAASFFAFGNALRIGLASSAPEILDVIPQGFLLALPYFLTLLLLAIQGQRSSAPAALGTPYEQESR
- a CDS encoding HAMP domain-containing histidine kinase, which translates into the protein MMLTPAKTETALKTVAVEPVSPQASPALQSEVGLTSILSAYLRETLPLDLSELAQDVVAQMLTEGRLDGVDIHYHLPEERVSVELPRLQFAEILEQMVTAAAGAMKALTNRTHVLRVIVEDADPFGDFGPRLRVQDTGASVIVEDALQEAIERAETLGAKLTVKNRPMGGNIFTVELPAEQIRSW
- a CDS encoding phospho-sugar mutase, which codes for MSNTGLREQAEAWRKADPDSVTAQELANVLASEDTADLADRFAGNLEFGTAGLRGVIGAGPNRMNRAVVRRTTAGLARYLKAQVPDVATRGVVVGRDGRRMSAEFAEDTAGVLAAEGIPALVFTTLAPTPLTAFAALHLKAAAAVMVTASHNPPEYNGYKVYWGNGAQIIPPHDKGIAAAIDAVEPANQVKLLSPAEARAKGLWKDLSEDIGEAYLKAILGLRMYGKGSDTLSIVYTAMHGVGGVWMEKAMKAAGFPRFHVVAEQQQPDGTFPTVRFPNPEEPGAMDLSTAAAERQKAELVLANDPDADRLAVMTRDAQGSLRMLTGNEVGVLLGHYLLTQGTKRARPHVATTIVSSVQLGQIAHDLGAAYDEVLTGFKWIANRALERERSENIQFVFGYEEALGYTVGTVVRDKDGISAALVFADLAAWCQSRRTTVLGYLEEIQRKHGLFVGGQRNFTFKGAEGAQTIARIMEGFRQSHPERIGAYAVRSTKDYQKRETRSGGKVEPITLPASNVIAYELEGGHRVTLRPSGTEPKIKYYFELKETLTAGESVAQARTRAEARLQTLMEAFVALARDRGQPA